Proteins encoded together in one Thiovulum sp. ES window:
- a CDS encoding ferredoxin: MATMKAPENTPVWVDESRCKACDICVSVCPAGTLAMEYDSGSTLGAMVRIIAPESCIGCNDCELNCPDFAIFVADKSEFKFSKLTEDAKERATAIKANNYMKLGE; this comes from the coding sequence ATGGCAACAATGAAAGCTCCAGAAAACACTCCAGTGTGGGTAGATGAAAGCAGATGTAAAGCCTGTGATATTTGTGTATCTGTTTGTCCTGCTGGTACTCTAGCAATGGAATATGACAGCGGTAGCACACTCGGGGCAATGGTAAGAATAATCGCACCAGAAAGCTGTATCGGATGTAACGACTGTGAATTAAACTGTCCTGACTTTGCTATTTTTGTAGCAGACAAAAGTGAATTTAAGTTTTCTAAACTCACAGAAGATGCAAAAGAACGAGCGACTGCTATCAAAGCAAACAATTACATGAAACTAGGAGAGTAA
- a CDS encoding putative permease (PFAM: Predicted permease YjgP/YjgQ family), which produces MEKNFYIGKLYLKNFLFVWIGLILFFLTIDYIQVGKSISGSNAKILYLYYKSLNASSILFPISLVFASIITFAKLIKENTLVAFYSLGYSDRDLISVPFLISTFLVLIYIFLHFTPYALAEERAEAIKIGADYYKGSEALFFKHDVVSKSGKVKSYYIYFSTLYPFKSSAKDVRLFSVLDERILEVIMAEDAYYRNNRWVLKPAKFLYNTDNPVLNGQAIQIREYPQATLLKGFKPKILNKIYENNSNFRLYEMFEAMRLLNLKGYSIDKLKASFYSIVAFPFVAPILILLIFILTPISSRFQSLNLFIFLAILSTLLIWGFLYTLSMMAKTGNLYGELVIILPILILSAITIYLKRKK; this is translated from the coding sequence ATGGAAAAGAATTTTTATATCGGAAAACTCTATTTAAAGAATTTCCTATTTGTTTGGATCGGTCTTATTCTCTTTTTTCTTACTATTGACTATATTCAAGTTGGAAAGTCTATCTCTGGTTCAAATGCAAAAATACTTTACCTCTACTACAAATCTTTGAATGCCTCATCAATTCTTTTTCCAATTTCACTCGTTTTTGCATCTATTATAACTTTTGCAAAACTAATAAAAGAGAATACCCTTGTCGCTTTTTACTCTCTTGGATATTCTGACCGAGACTTGATCTCTGTCCCTTTCTTGATTTCCACTTTTCTTGTTCTTATTTACATATTTTTACATTTTACTCCCTATGCACTTGCAGAGGAGAGAGCTGAAGCTATTAAAATTGGAGCAGACTATTACAAAGGTAGTGAAGCACTCTTTTTTAAGCACGATGTGGTCTCGAAAAGTGGGAAAGTCAAAAGCTATTACATATACTTTTCAACACTCTACCCTTTTAAAAGTAGTGCAAAAGATGTTCGACTCTTTTCAGTTCTTGACGAGAGAATATTGGAAGTGATTATGGCAGAAGATGCCTATTATAGAAATAATCGCTGGGTTTTAAAACCTGCAAAATTTCTTTACAATACTGATAATCCTGTTTTAAATGGACAAGCGATCCAAATTCGAGAGTATCCTCAGGCAACTCTTTTAAAAGGTTTCAAACCAAAAATTCTCAATAAAATTTATGAGAACAATTCAAATTTTAGACTCTATGAGATGTTTGAAGCTATGCGACTTCTTAATTTAAAAGGCTATTCAATTGATAAATTAAAAGCCTCTTTTTACTCTATTGTTGCATTTCCTTTTGTTGCACCAATTTTAATTTTATTGATTTTTATTTTAACCCCAATTAGTTCAAGATTTCAGAGCTTAAATCTTTTTATTTTTTTAGCAATTCTCTCAACACTTTTAATTTGGGGATTTTTATACACACTTTCAATGATGGCAAAAACAGGAAATCTCTACGGTGAATTAGTAATTATTCTTCCTATTTTAATTCTCTCCGCTATAACAATATATTTAAAAAGAAAAAAATAA
- a CDS encoding NADH-quinone oxidoreductase, B subunit (PFAM: NADH ubiquinone oxidoreductase, 20 Kd subunit~TIGRFAM: NADH-quinone oxidoreductase, B subunit), protein MAQHQVEGTLPVALTTVDKIVNWGRSNSLWALTYGLACCGIEMMATGASRYDFDRFGTIFRASPRQAEVMVVAGTLTKKHAEFIRRLYDQMAEPKWVISMGSCANTGGMFNTYATVQGVDRVIPVDIYLPGCAPRPETLQYAVMMLQKKIRREPANLNRNVKQKRFV, encoded by the coding sequence ATGGCACAGCATCAAGTAGAAGGGACTCTTCCCGTAGCACTAACAACAGTTGATAAGATTGTCAATTGGGGTCGAAGTAATTCACTTTGGGCTTTAACATACGGACTGGCATGTTGCGGAATCGAGATGATGGCAACGGGTGCAAGTAGATACGATTTTGATAGATTTGGAACAATTTTCCGAGCTTCTCCACGACAAGCTGAAGTTATGGTTGTTGCAGGAACTCTGACAAAAAAACATGCTGAATTTATTAGACGACTTTATGACCAAATGGCTGAACCAAAATGGGTTATCAGTATGGGAAGTTGTGCAAATACAGGTGGAATGTTCAACACTTATGCAACTGTTCAGGGTGTTGATAGAGTTATTCCTGTTGATATTTATCTTCCTGGTTGTGCACCACGACCTGAAACTCTTCAATATGCAGTTATGATGTTGCAAAAGAAAATTCGTCGAGAACCTGCGAATTTAAATCGAAATGTCAAACAAAAAAGGTTTGTGTAA
- a CDS encoding C-terminal processing peptidase (PFAM: Peptidase family S41; PDZ domain (Also known as DHR or GLGF)~TIGRFAM: C-terminal peptidase (prc)) codes for MKQKRFFFLGSALSFLFIYSVSTTSLGAVERESDDGNSRIEAMRKLANVITIVEENSVDELKFQEIVEKTISGLMSELDAHSSYLTEENYKNFKIQTAGEFGGLGITVGLRDKALTIIAPIDDTPAYRAGLKAGDIILKIEDKSTLDMSLDEAVSLMRGKVGSPIEITIVRKGKAKPFKVRIVRDIIKIESVFVKKIDEDILYVRVSNFDRKVVEGVQKALKEKLPSQKGLILDLRSNPGGLLDQAVGLVDLFVSEGVIVSQKGRDESETKIYNATKRGTFKDIPMVVLIDVGSASASEIVSGALQDHKRAVVIGEKSFGKGSVQAIWPITRDGSEAIKLTIARYYLPSGRTIQAEGVVPDIEVFLGDVPQKDDDAFEVREANLKKHLESELEKVDGFKNSDEVKSEDENSSIITKEKIYKDSQLKSAIDIVRSLYLLGR; via the coding sequence GTGAAGCAAAAAAGATTTTTCTTTCTTGGCTCTGCCCTCTCTTTTCTTTTCATCTATTCCGTTTCAACAACATCTCTCGGTGCTGTTGAAAGAGAATCAGATGACGGAAACAGCCGTATCGAAGCGATGCGGAAACTTGCAAATGTAATCACCATTGTTGAAGAAAACAGTGTTGATGAACTCAAATTTCAAGAGATTGTTGAAAAAACAATTTCAGGTTTGATGTCAGAACTTGATGCACACTCCTCTTACTTGACTGAAGAGAATTACAAAAATTTTAAAATTCAAACTGCTGGAGAATTTGGCGGACTCGGAATTACTGTTGGTTTAAGAGACAAAGCACTAACAATTATTGCTCCAATTGATGATACTCCTGCTTATCGTGCTGGACTAAAAGCGGGTGATATTATTCTTAAAATTGAAGATAAATCAACTCTCGATATGAGTCTTGATGAAGCTGTTTCGCTCATGAGAGGCAAAGTGGGAAGTCCTATTGAAATTACAATTGTTCGGAAAGGAAAAGCGAAACCTTTTAAAGTAAGAATTGTTCGAGATATTATTAAAATTGAGTCTGTTTTTGTGAAAAAAATTGATGAAGATATTCTTTATGTTCGAGTCTCAAATTTTGATAGAAAAGTTGTAGAGGGTGTTCAAAAAGCTCTAAAAGAGAAATTACCTTCTCAAAAAGGTTTAATTCTTGATTTACGATCAAATCCAGGTGGGTTACTTGATCAAGCTGTTGGACTTGTTGATCTTTTTGTTAGTGAAGGTGTAATAGTTTCTCAAAAGGGTCGAGATGAGAGTGAGACAAAAATTTACAATGCTACAAAACGGGGAACATTTAAAGATATTCCGATGGTTGTTTTAATTGATGTTGGTAGTGCTTCAGCAAGTGAGATTGTTAGTGGAGCTTTACAGGATCATAAAAGAGCGGTGGTTATTGGTGAAAAGAGTTTTGGAAAGGGTAGTGTTCAAGCGATTTGGCCAATTACTCGAGACGGTTCAGAGGCTATTAAATTGACGATTGCAAGATACTATTTACCGAGTGGTCGAACAATTCAAGCAGAGGGTGTTGTGCCAGACATTGAGGTTTTTCTTGGAGATGTTCCGCAAAAAGATGATGATGCTTTTGAAGTTCGAGAAGCAAACCTTAAAAAACATTTAGAAAGCGAACTAGAAAAAGTTGATGGTTTTAAAAACAGCGATGAGGTCAAAAGTGAAGATGAAAATAGTTCAATCATTACAAAAGAGAAAATATATAAAGATTCGCAACTAAAAAGTGCGATTGATATTGTTCGTTCTCTCTATCTTTTAGGCAGATAA
- a CDS encoding NADH:ubiquinone oxidoreductase subunit 3 (chain A) (PFAM: NADH-ubiquinone/plastoquinone oxidoreductase, chain 3) gives MEHLNIAHPYFGAFVLFFLTAIAFTATTIASRFVGRKFARKDTEKLKLTIYECGPEATRQPNRMSTQFYLFALLFILFDIEIIFMFPWAIDFQPLGWFGFVEMILFILLLAIGFIYAWRKGALEWHSIK, from the coding sequence ATGGAGCATTTAAATATAGCTCATCCATATTTTGGGGCATTTGTTCTATTTTTCTTGACAGCAATCGCTTTTACTGCGACGACAATTGCATCAAGATTTGTAGGACGAAAATTTGCCCGAAAAGATACTGAGAAGCTTAAACTCACTATTTATGAGTGTGGTCCAGAAGCGACTCGACAACCAAATAGAATGTCTACTCAATTCTACCTTTTCGCTTTACTCTTTATCCTATTCGATATTGAGATTATTTTCATGTTTCCGTGGGCGATTGATTTCCAACCACTTGGCTGGTTTGGTTTCGTTGAGATGATTCTTTTCATCTTATTATTAGCAATCGGATTTATTTATGCTTGGAGAAAAGGAGCGCTTGAATGGCACAGCATCAAGTAG
- a CDS encoding 2-oxoglutarate synthase, alpha subunit KorA (PFAM: domain; Transketolase, C-terminal domain), with product METREIISTGNDLAAIAAVDAGCKFFGGYPITPSSEVMHTISDLLPAAGGASIQMEDEIAGIAAAAGAGMSGVRTMTATSGPGVSLKAENLGLTQMAEVPLVLVNVMRGGPSTGLPTRTSQGDVRQSRNPSHGDYRSITLCAGNLAECYTEVVRAFNLADRFMQPVIVLTDETLGHMHGKAVIPTVEEVKKGIVPRKRFDGNPEDYRPYGVDGDQPAVLNPMFEGYRYHFTGLHHDAKGFPTEEIETCRKLIQRLEDKVMDHTDELELNEEFQLEDFNGAEGEVLIIAYGSVSLAAKEAIRHLRKDGIKAGLFRPITLWPSPAESIKKYTDMVKNVLVVELNIRQYTEEVERVSGRLDIQGLYKVNGRAISPYEIVEKVKEVF from the coding sequence ATGGAAACTAGAGAAATAATTTCAACTGGTAACGATTTAGCTGCAATTGCTGCGGTAGATGCGGGATGTAAATTCTTCGGAGGTTACCCTATTACTCCATCAAGTGAAGTAATGCACACAATTTCTGATTTGCTACCAGCTGCTGGTGGTGCTTCTATTCAAATGGAAGATGAGATCGCTGGTATTGCTGCTGCAGCAGGTGCTGGTATGTCTGGTGTTAGAACTATGACTGCTACTTCAGGTCCTGGTGTTTCTTTAAAAGCTGAAAACTTAGGTCTTACTCAAATGGCTGAAGTTCCACTTGTTCTTGTAAATGTTATGAGAGGTGGTCCATCAACAGGTCTTCCAACAAGAACTTCTCAAGGTGATGTTCGACAAAGTAGAAACCCGTCTCACGGTGATTACAGATCGATTACACTTTGTGCTGGTAACCTTGCTGAGTGTTATACAGAAGTTGTAAGAGCATTCAACCTTGCTGACCGATTCATGCAACCAGTTATCGTTTTAACTGACGAAACTCTTGGACACATGCACGGAAAAGCTGTTATTCCAACAGTTGAAGAAGTTAAAAAAGGTATTGTTCCACGAAAAAGATTTGATGGAAATCCTGAAGATTATCGACCTTACGGTGTTGATGGTGATCAACCAGCTGTTCTTAATCCAATGTTTGAAGGTTACCGATACCACTTCACAGGTCTTCACCATGATGCAAAAGGTTTCCCAACTGAAGAGATTGAAACTTGTAGAAAACTTATCCAAAGACTTGAAGACAAAGTTATGGATCACACAGACGAGCTTGAGTTAAACGAAGAGTTCCAACTTGAGGATTTCAATGGTGCTGAGGGTGAAGTTCTTATCATTGCTTACGGTTCAGTTTCTCTTGCTGCAAAAGAAGCTATTAGACACTTAAGAAAAGATGGAATTAAAGCTGGTTTATTCAGACCAATCACTCTTTGGCCATCTCCAGCAGAATCAATCAAAAAATATACAGATATGGTTAAAAATGTTCTTGTTGTTGAACTTAACATTAGACAATATACTGAAGAAGTTGAGAGAGTTTCTGGAAGACTTGATATTCAAGGTCTATACAAAGTTAATGGTAGAGCAATCTCTCCATACGAAATTGTAGAGAAAGTTAAGGAGGTATTCTAA
- a CDS encoding putative permease (PFAM: Predicted permease YjgP/YjgQ family) produces MKRVENYITKNLFLNIFSIFLPLFFIASLVFLVRVATITAVVEINFWGMMELYFLAFPDITFYVLPLSFFIGSTLTFARLSFDSEMVVFFSFGISPQIFLKILLKFAIAITIILLFVSMVLIPHALQMNNVFLDKRKHEAIMNIKATEFGQKFGDWSLFVEKIEEKDNEKIFKNVALLHNKEDDEKFIFAKSASIRFNSDIVQLHLQNGSIFTYQKGNISKVFFKNMKLNDLSGIRHRGYLNPVEYFKHSLKSEVKRNRIVTNISLSFFPAFSVFLILAIGIQNSRYGKGVVNFYIGLTIGLYYFLTFLLAKELDFFSLISFLPLWVIISQKIYKQKILKRY; encoded by the coding sequence TTGAAAAGAGTTGAAAACTACATCACAAAAAATCTATTCCTAAATATATTTTCAATATTTTTGCCACTATTTTTTATAGCATCACTTGTTTTTCTTGTTCGAGTTGCGACAATAACAGCAGTTGTGGAGATAAATTTTTGGGGAATGATGGAACTATATTTTTTAGCTTTTCCAGATATAACATTTTATGTTTTGCCATTATCATTTTTTATCGGTTCAACACTCACATTTGCAAGACTCTCCTTTGATTCAGAAATGGTAGTTTTTTTCTCTTTTGGAATTTCTCCACAGATATTTTTAAAAATATTGCTTAAATTTGCAATCGCAATTACAATTATTTTGCTTTTTGTATCAATGGTTTTAATACCTCATGCTTTACAAATGAACAATGTTTTTCTTGACAAAAGAAAACATGAAGCAATCATGAATATAAAAGCTACGGAATTTGGACAGAAATTTGGAGATTGGTCGCTTTTTGTTGAAAAAATAGAGGAGAAAGATAATGAGAAGATATTTAAAAATGTAGCACTATTGCATAATAAAGAAGATGACGAAAAATTTATATTTGCAAAAAGTGCTTCAATTCGTTTCAACAGTGATATTGTGCAGTTGCATTTACAGAACGGATCTATTTTTACCTACCAAAAAGGGAATATATCAAAAGTATTTTTTAAAAATATGAAGCTGAATGATTTAAGTGGAATTCGACATCGCGGATACTTAAACCCAGTCGAGTATTTTAAACATTCACTAAAAAGTGAAGTAAAAAGAAATCGAATTGTTACAAATATTTCACTCTCTTTTTTTCCCGCATTTTCAGTTTTTTTAATTTTAGCAATTGGAATTCAGAATTCAAGATACGGAAAGGGAGTTGTAAATTTCTATATCGGCTTAACAATTGGACTCTACTATTTTTTAACTTTTTTGTTGGCAAAAGAACTTGATTTTTTTAGTTTGATCTCATTTCTACCACTTTGGGTAATTATTTCACAAAAAATTTACAAACAAAAAATCCTTAAAAGATATTGA
- a CDS encoding molybdenum cofactor biosynthesis protein MoaC (PFAM: MoaC family~TIGRFAM: molybdenum cofactor biosynthesis protein MoaC): protein MNTSDNLTHLNEKGQPKMVDVSEKIETKRVAVATGIITMSPEAFKNVVSGENKKGPVLQTAIISAIMGAKETSNLIPMCHPLNITGVDCDVEELEKENGFKLSVTAKITGKTGVEMEALTGVSIGLLTIYDMVKAIDKSMIISNIQLEKKSGGKSGDFSRD from the coding sequence TTGAATACATCAGATAATTTAACACACTTAAATGAAAAAGGTCAGCCTAAAATGGTTGATGTCTCTGAAAAAATTGAGACAAAACGAGTCGCAGTAGCAACTGGAATTATCACAATGTCCCCTGAAGCTTTTAAAAATGTTGTGAGCGGTGAAAATAAAAAAGGTCCTGTTTTGCAAACTGCAATTATTTCCGCAATTATGGGAGCAAAAGAGACTTCCAATTTAATTCCTATGTGCCATCCGCTAAATATTACTGGTGTTGATTGTGATGTCGAAGAACTCGAAAAAGAGAACGGTTTTAAACTCTCTGTTACTGCAAAAATAACAGGAAAAACAGGAGTAGAGATGGAAGCTCTCACTGGTGTTTCTATTGGGCTTCTAACAATTTACGATATGGTAAAAGCGATTGATAAAAGCATGATTATTTCTAATATTCAACTTGAAAAAAAATCTGGTGGAAAAAGCGGAGACTTCTCAAGAGACTAA